GCTGCCGGAAAGCTCAGAGCAGGAAGACGACATGCTGGACAAAGCCTGGGGGCTGGAGCCGGAAAGCCGTTTAAGCTGCCAGGCGCGCGTTACCGACGAAGATTTAGTGGTCGAAATTCCGCGTTACACTATCAACCATGCGCGTGAGCATTAACAGAGGTTAGTATGGGACTTAAGTGGACCGATAGCCGCGAAATTGGCGAAGCACTGTACGATGCATATCCCGATCTTGATCCGAAAACGGTTCGATTCACCGATATGCATCAGTGGATTTGCGATCTGGAAGATTTCGACGACGACCCGCAGGCGTCCAACGAGAAAATCCTCGAAGCGATTTTATTAGTCTGGCTGGACGAAGCCGAGTGATTTCCGCGTCATGCTTCACGCCGCAGATGCGTTGGCTGCGCTCGTTCACCCCAGTCACATAGTTATCTATGCTCCTGGGGCTTCACTCACTTGCCGCCTTCCTGCAACGCGAATCATTTAGCGGAAAAATCCTGGGGCTGCCAACTGGCGGCCCTTTTACAAATAAGGATAACTAAAATGACAGAAGCGATGAAGATTACCCTCTCGACCCAACCTGCCGACGCGCGCTGGGGAGAAAAAGCGACTTACAGCATTAATAATGATGGTATTACCCTGCATTTGAACGGGGCAGACGATCTGGGGCTGATCCAGCGTGCGGCGCGCAAGATTGACGGTCTGGGCATCAAGCATGTTCAGCTAAGCGGTGAAGGCTGGGATGCGGATCGTTGCTGGGCATTCTGGCAAGGTTACAAAGCCCCGAAAGGCACGCGTAAAGTGGAGTGGCCGGATCTGGACGATGCCCAGCGCCAGGAACTGGATAACCGCCTGATGATCATCGACTGGGTGCGTGACACCATCAACGCACCAGCAGAAGAACTGGGGCCATCGCAACTGGCACAGCGTGCTGTTGATCTGATCAGCAACGTCGCAGGCGATCGTGTGACTTACCGGATCACCAAAGGTGAAGATCTTCGTGATCAAGGTTATATGGGGCTGCACACTGTCGGGCGTGGTTCAGAACGTTCCCCGGTATTGCTGGCGCTGGATTACAACCCAACTGGCGATAAAGAAGCGCCGGTGTACGCGTGCCTGGTAGGTAAAGGCATCACCTTTGATTCCGGCGGCTACAGCATCAAACAGACCGCGTTTATGGACTCAATGAAGTCGGACATGGGCGGCGCGGCAACGGTTACCGGAGCGCTGGCGTTTGCCATTACGCGCGGACTGAACAAGCGCGTGAAGCTGTTCCTCTGCTGTGCGGATAACCTGATCAGCGGCAACGCGTTCAAACTGGGCGATATCATTACCTATCGCAACGGTAAAAAAGTCGAAGTCATGAACACCGATGCGGAAGGGCGTCTGGTTCTGGCAGATGGCCTGATTGACGCCAGTGCGCAGAAACCGGAACTGATTATCGATGCCGCCACACTCACCGGTGCGGCGAAAACCGCGCTGGGTAATGATTATCACGCATTGTTCAGTTTTGACGATGCGCTTGCCGGTCGCTTGCTGGCGAGTGCTTCACAAGAGAACGAACCGTTCTGGCGTCTGCCGCTGGCTGAATTCCACCGCAGCCAGCTGCCGTCTAACTTTGCCGAACTGAACAACACGGGCAGTGCTGCTTATCCGGCAGGTGCAAGTACGGCGGCGGGCTTCCTGTCGCACTTTGTTGAGAACTATCAGCAAGGTTGGCTGCATATCGACTGTTCGGCGACTTACCGTAAAGCGCCGGTTGAACAGTGGTCTGCGGGTGCGACCGGGCTGGGTGTGCGCACGATTGCTAATCTGTTAACGGCGTAAACTAATATGCCGGATGCGGCGTAAACGCCTTATCCGGCCTACAAAGTATTGTGAATTCAAAAAATTGCGATTCCCTTGTAGGCCTGATAAGCGTAGCGCATCAGGCACTTACGCCCCGAACGTTGAATGAATTGTGGTTCTTATGTCCGAAACAAAAAACGAACTTGAAGACCTGCTGGAAAAAGCAGCAACCGAACCGGCGCACCGCCCGGCCTTTTTCCGTACTCTACTGGAATCCACTGTCTGGGTACCAGGTACGGCGGCGCAGGGCGAGGCAGTGGCTGAAGATAGCGCGCTTGATTTACAGCACTGGGAAAAAGAAGACGGTACCAGCGTCATTCCTTTTTTCACCTCGTTAGAAGCACTGCAACAGGCGGTTGAAGACGAACAGGCGTTTGTCGTAATGCCCGTTCGCACACTGTTTGAGATGACCCTTGGCGAAACACTCTTCCTTAATGCCAAATTGCCAACCGGTAAAGAGTTTATGCCGCGTGAAATCAGTTTGTTGATTGGTGAAGAAGGAAATCCGCTGAGCAGTCAGGAAGTACTGGAAGGCGGTGAATCGCTGATATTATCGGAAGTCGCAGAGCCGCCAGCACAAATGATTGATTCACTTACCACCTTATTTAAAACCATTAAGCCGGTGAAGCGTGCTTTTATTTGTTCAATTAAAGAGAACGAAGAGGCACAGCCTAATTTACTTATTGGCATTGAAGCTGATGGCGATATCGAAGAAATTATTCAGGCGGCGGGAAGTGTAGCGACCGATACATTACCTGGTGATGAACCAATCGATATTTGCCAGGTGAAAAAAGGGGAAAAAGGAATTAGCCACTTTATTACCGAACATATTGCGCCATTCTATGAACGTCGCTGGGGTGGATTCCTGCGTGATTTTAAACAGAATCGAATAATTTAAAATATGCCGCCCCAAAGGGCGGCATTCGGGCTTACTTGCTGTTCTGAAGGTTGTTAACCATCAGTAAATTGTTGCCGGAGGGACTCCGGTTATTATTTACCTCGGTTAACAGCGCACCAGAAACAATAAGTACGATACAGAAGCACCGTATCTTCATTGTGCGGTCCATGCGAAGACCGCATCACGACAGCACCACTGGCGATATTGCCGCGATAGCAAGCGCTGTGGGGTGCCTGCATTTACGGTCATGGAACATCCTTTCCTAAAGCCAGCGCCCGTTTGCGAGACGGCGAAAAGGGCCGTCACGAATAATACTCTCATATTTGAATAATTACTCTATTTATTATCTTGACTTAGCCAGGCATAAAAGAGAGTATTTCAACACTGTGGGGTGCCTGCGTTGCTCCGGCAACACAAGTCAACCTGCTGGAAAGGCCGCGAACCAGACCAGCAATAAAAAACCGCCAAATTTGGCGGTTTTTTATTGCCTGTAAAAAGCTTATTTCTCTGGCTCAACCGGTAAATCGGCCCGTGCGCCCCATTCACTCCATGCGCCGTCGTATAGTTTCACGTTTGGCACATCCAGCGTCGCGAGTGCTAACAAAACCACGGCTGCCGTTACACCAGAACCGCAACTGACGATAATTGGTTTGTCGTAGCTGACACCGCGACCAAAAAATATCGCATCCAGTTCATCGGTCGTTTTTAGTTCGCCTTCTCGTACTAGTTCTGTCCACGGAACGTTCAACGCGCCGGGAATGTGCCCGCGACGTAAACCTGGGCGAGGTTCATCAACTTCTGCATTAAAACGTGCAGCCGGGCGGGCATCAATAATTTGCGCCGTATTTTCATGGCTTGCCAATAACACATCGGTTACTTTCACCACAGCCTCAGGATTAAACGCAGCGTTAAACTCACCTTCTGGCAGCGCTACTGCACCTTCTTCTAATAGCAGATCATCACGCTGCCAACCTGCAAGTCCACCACCCAGAATCGACACTTTCTCTACACCAAAGGTGCGCAGCATCCACCATGCACGTGGGGCTGAGAAAAGATTACCTTCGTCATAGACAATCAGGTGCTTATCCTGGTTAACGCCTAACTCACGCATTGCAACGGCGAACGTTTCCGGGCGCGGCAGCATGTGCGGAAGCGGGGAATTGTGATCAGAAAGCGCTTCGATATCGAAAAACACTGCGCCGGGAATATGTCCATTCAGATACTCCTGGGCAACGTTACGATCTTCCTGTCCAGGCGGTGCCATGCGGGCATCGATAATCTGAATTTCCGGGTCATCAATATGTTCGGCGAGCCAGTCGGCTCCTACAAACCATGTCGTGGACATAGGCATCTCCATTTTTGCCGGGTTAGGCTAAATTGTCGGATGTTTAGTGAAAAGCGACAAGCAAAAGAGGCTGATTTGGCTGTCTGAGCCACAATTCTCACTAAAATTCGGATTCCATGGGCGCGATACTGAATTACATAACGTAAATTCTCACGCATAATAATTATTAGACGTTGCTAACGGGCCATTGTGGCAGGGATGAAAAATGAAAAAGTTACGCGTAGCCGCCTGCATGCTAATGCTGGCGCTGGCAGGGTGCGACAACAACGATAACGCGCCAACAGCGGTGAAAAAAGATGCACCTTCTGAAGTTACTAAAGCGGCATCTTCAGAAAACGCGAGTTCAGCAAAACTCTCTGCACCGGAGCGACAAAAACTGGCACAACAGAGTGCCGGTAAGGCGCTGACATTGCTGGATCTCTCTGAAGTCCAACTCGATGGCGCAGCCACGCTGGTACTGACCTTCTCTATCCCTCTCGACCCGGATCAGGATTTCTCGCGCGTTATTCACGTCGTTGATAAAAAAAGCGGCAAAGTGGATGGGGCCTGGGAGCTGTCAGATAATCTTAAAGAGCTGCGTTTACGCCACCTCGAGCCGAAACGTGATTTGATCGTTACTATTGGCAAGGAGGTCAAGGCACTCAACAACGCAACCTTCAGTAAAGATTACGAAAAAACTATAACTACCCGCGATATCCAGCCCAGCGTCGGTTTTGCCAGCCGTGGTTCGCTGCTGCCTGGAAAAGTCATTGAAGGGCTGCCGGTAATGGCGCTCAATGTTAACAATGTCGATGTTAACTTCTTCCGTGTTAAGCCAGAATCTCTGCCAGCATTTATTAGCCAATGGGAATACCGAAATTCGCTGGCGAACTGGCAGTCAGACAAACTGCTGCAAATGGCGGATCTGGTTTATACCGGACGTTTTGATCTCAATCCTGCGCGTAACACCCGTGAAAAATTATTGCTGCCGCTGGGTGATATCAAACCGCTTCAGCAGGCGGGTGTGTATCTGGCTGTGATGAATCAGGCTGGACGTTACGATTACAGTAATCCCGCGACGCTGTTTACATTAAGTGATATCGGCGTATCGGCCCACCGTTATCACAATCGTCTGGATATCTTTACCCAAAGCCTGGAAAACGGCGCGGCCCAGCAAGGAGTTGAAGTCTCATTATTAAATGAGAAAGGGCAGACTCTGACTCAGGCAACCAGTGATGCTCAGGGGCATGTGCAGCTGGAAAATGATAAAAACGCGGCATTACTGTTGGCGCGTAAAGACGGTCAGACAACGCTACTCGATTTAAAACTTCCGGCGCTGGACTTAGCAGAATTTAACATTGCTGGCGCGCCAGGCTATAACAAACAGTTTTTCATGTTTGGCCCGCGCGATCTTTATCGCCCGGGTGAAACAGTCATCCTTAATGGTTTATTGCGTGATGCAGACGGTAAAGCGTTGCCCGATCAACCCATCAAGCTGGACGTAATTAAACCCGACGGGCAGGTACTCAGGAGCGTCGTTAGTCAGCCGGAGAATGGCCTCTATCACTTTACCTGGCCACTCGATAGTAATGCGGCCACCGGCATGTGGCATATCCGAGCCAACACGGGCGATAACCAGTATCGGATGTGGGATTTCCACGTCGAAGATTTTATGCCAGAGCGCATGGCGCTGAATCTGACCGGTGAGAAAACCCCGTTAACGCCGAAAGATGAAGTGAAATTCTCCGTGGTGGGTTACTACCTGTACGGGGCGCCTGCTAATGGTAATACTTTACAAGGGCAACTTTTCCTGCGCCCACTGCGTGAAGCTGTGTCAGCCTTACCTGGTTTCGAAT
The nucleotide sequence above comes from Escherichia coli. Encoded proteins:
- the timP gene encoding small toxic inner membrane protein TimP; the encoded protein is MKIRCFCIVLIVSGALLTEVNNNRSPSGNNLLMVNNLQNSK
- the sseB gene encoding enhanced serine sensitivity protein SseB; translated protein: MSETKNELEDLLEKAATEPAHRPAFFRTLLESTVWVPGTAAQGEAVAEDSALDLQHWEKEDGTSVIPFFTSLEALQQAVEDEQAFVVMPVRTLFEMTLGETLFLNAKLPTGKEFMPREISLLIGEEGNPLSSQEVLEGGESLILSEVAEPPAQMIDSLTTLFKTIKPVKRAFICSIKENEEAQPNLLIGIEADGDIEEIIQAAGSVATDTLPGDEPIDICQVKKGEKGISHFITEHIAPFYERRWGGFLRDFKQNRII
- the sseA gene encoding 3-mercaptopyruvate sulfurtransferase; translated protein: MSTTWFVGADWLAEHIDDPEIQIIDARMAPPGQEDRNVAQEYLNGHIPGAVFFDIEALSDHNSPLPHMLPRPETFAVAMRELGVNQDKHLIVYDEGNLFSAPRAWWMLRTFGVEKVSILGGGLAGWQRDDLLLEEGAVALPEGEFNAAFNPEAVVKVTDVLLASHENTAQIIDARPAARFNAEVDEPRPGLRRGHIPGALNVPWTELVREGELKTTDELDAIFFGRGVSYDKPIIVSCGSGVTAAVVLLALATLDVPNVKLYDGAWSEWGARADLPVEPEK
- the pepB gene encoding aminopeptidase PepB; this encodes MTEAMKITLSTQPADARWGEKATYSINNDGITLHLNGADDLGLIQRAARKIDGLGIKHVQLSGEGWDADRCWAFWQGYKAPKGTRKVEWPDLDDAQRQELDNRLMIIDWVRDTINAPAEELGPSQLAQRAVDLISNVAGDRVTYRITKGEDLRDQGYMGLHTVGRGSERSPVLLALDYNPTGDKEAPVYACLVGKGITFDSGGYSIKQTAFMDSMKSDMGGAATVTGALAFAITRGLNKRVKLFLCCADNLISGNAFKLGDIITYRNGKKVEVMNTDAEGRLVLADGLIDASAQKPELIIDAATLTGAAKTALGNDYHALFSFDDALAGRLLASASQENEPFWRLPLAEFHRSQLPSNFAELNNTGSAAYPAGASTAAGFLSHFVENYQQGWLHIDCSATYRKAPVEQWSAGATGLGVRTIANLLTA
- the iscX gene encoding Fe-S cluster assembly protein IscX; protein product: MGLKWTDSREIGEALYDAYPDLDPKTVRFTDMHQWICDLEDFDDDPQASNEKILEAILLVWLDEAE